A DNA window from Plasmodium brasilianum strain Bolivian I chromosome 12, whole genome shotgun sequence contains the following coding sequences:
- a CDS encoding vesicle-associated membrane protein: MKLLRVSPEKNIEFPLVHFQAVTQVVKLENISDKKVAFKIKTTAPNNYLVRPSFGLIHVRETIDIQIILQPLSDKDNITNDKFQVQCLNVDDDTVVDKQFWVTVNKNEIQDHKLIVVLNDESTSKLPHSYLPSNNIPLSEMNNKNNNLNYVENNLNTDDTNIAEGLKGGLPGMQRKYHELLNYCVFVDKQKAALEKENESLKNQLKAYSSNYNKFFIDNKLIPVIIIMLAIVTKYMGYW; encoded by the exons atgaaactaCTGAGAGTAAGtccagaaaaaaatatagaatttcCTCTTGTTCATTTTCAAGCAGTAACACAAGTTGTgaaattagaaaatataagtGATAAAAAGGTtgcatttaaaataaaaacaacagCTCCGAACAATTATTTAGTTCGACCATCTTTTGGCTTAATTCATGTAAGAGAAACAATAgatattcaaataattttacaacCCTTATCAGATAAagataatataacaaatgatAAATTTCAAGTTCAGTGTTTAAATGTTGATGATGATACAGTTGTCGATAAACAATTTTGGGTTACAGTtaataaaaacgaaataCAAGATCATAAACTTATAGTTGTTTTAAATGATGAAAGTACTAGTAAATTACCCCATTCCTATTTACCATCTAATAATATACCACTTTCcgaaatgaataataaaaataataatttaaattatgtagAAAATAACTTAAATACAGATGATACTAATATAGCCGAAg GTTTAAAAGGTGGATTGCCAGGTATGCAGAGGAAGTATCATGAACTTTTAAATTACTGCGTTTTTGTGGACAAGCAAAAAGCAGcattagaaaaagaaaatgaaagtttaaaaaatcaaCTAAAAGCATATAGTAGCAATTACAATAAGTTTTTTATTGACAATAAACTAATACCagttattatcattatgcTAGCTATTGTTACGAAGTACATGGGATATTGGTAA
- a CDS encoding porphobilinogen synthase, translated as MIKTNGIFLFYSFILNLVCCLNSNLRKKAYILYSPKSTKSTKSPFRRWNNPQNNDHLCNLNEMDETSTEDLYNESIANECNLKDFSKDINNNIYIETNRRGRRIKRNKHLLSLYNNTNIKATNFIYPMFIHEEEIEKKETKLDNIYTYNFKGIVKEIEECLKLNIHHFMFFPVVKEKKKSVYCEESYNENSYYCKAINKIKEKFLNDIVIYTDVALDPYNIYGHDGIYDEKKREILNDISVHTLVKQSLCLAKSGADVVCPSDSMDNRIEKIRKNLDFYNFKNILILSYTCKYSSCMYKPFRSILSSNISKNLVKNKQSYQHDFNNYIDLNNVERHIEEGADIIMVKPSMFYLDIISSIKNRLREKTNVPIAVYNVSGEYMMIKNYVKYLNEDINYENELLTELFKSYLRAGANIIITYFAKQFCLYMKNLYEKNINIDDNSNINFNIELSL; from the exons atgataaaaacgaatggaatatttttattttattcatttatactAAATTTAGTGTGCTGTCTTAATAGCAACTTAAGGAAAAAAGCTTACATCCTGTATTCCCCCAAGTCGACGAAA AGTACCAAGTCGCCCTTCAGAAGATGGAATAACCCACAGAACAATGAT CACTTGtgtaatttaaatgaaatggATGAAACATCCACCGAAGATTTGTATAACGAAAGCATCGCAAATGAATGCAACCTCAAAGACTTTTCTAAAGAcataaacaataatatatatatagaaacaaatagaagaggaagaagaataaaaagaaataaacacTTACTTTCTTTATACAATAACACCAATATAAAGGCGACAAATTTCATTTACCCTATGTTCATTCATGAAGAG GAGattgaaaagaaagaaacaaaattggataatatatatacatacaactTCAAAGGGATAGTGAAAGAAATCGAAGAATGtctaaaattaaatattcaccattttatgttttttccagttgtaaaagaaaaaaaaaaatctgtATATTGTGAAGAAAGTTATAACGAGAACAGCTACTACTGTAAAgctataaataaaataaaagaaaaatttttaaatgatatcGTAATTTATACAGATGTAGCTCTAGATCCATATAACATCTATGGCCATGATGGAATATAtgacgaaaaaaaaagagaaattcTCAATGATATTAGTGTCCACACGCTAGTGAAACAg TCTCTATGTTTAGCTAAAAGTGGGGCAGATGTTGTGTGTCCAAGTGATTCAATGGACAACAGAATTGagaaaattagaaaaaacttggatttctataatttcaagaatattttaattctatcATATACATGCAAATATTCTTCATGTATGTACAAACCTTTCAGATCCATATTAAGTTCAAATATATCCAAAAATCTTGTTAAAAATAAGCAGTCATATCAGCACGACTTTAACAACTACATAGACCTTAACAACGTGGAAAGGC ATATTGAAGAAGGAGCTGATATAATAATGGTCAAACCGTCCATGTTTTATTTAGACATCATAAGcagtataaaaaatagattaaGAGAAAAGACGAATGTCCCTATAGCAGTGTATAATGTTTCTGGTGAATATATGATGATTAAGAATTATGTAAAGTATTTGAATgaagatataaattatgaaaatgaacTTCTGACGGAGCTATTCAAAAGCTATTTAAGAGCTGGGGcaaatattatcattaccTATTTTGCTAAGCAGTTTTGtctatatatgaaaaatttatatgaaaaaaacatCAATATAGATGATAATTCGAATATCAATTTTAATATTGAACTGTCATTATAA
- a CDS encoding hypothetical protein (conserved Plasmodium protein), which produces MSDDDFFQDKGSCSLQYIKCKTSTKIDDILKRRRDKKIKEEEEEEEQGNYSRGGTLLKFQKNENTGVIFNIGKGNNNDGKSINEDRRSGSRSGSRSSSNNGASNGSKIGSRNGSSNGSISEHRESSEKHCTNKDGKKLLSFNNSNKYEMKEYSSKGNSFKRTYNKYYSDKSIYEHKNVNNYSKQCYSNIYNKDEGKTIGNYSQDGKHYNTMDDIRTSAVDNDTLHDKMLKKEVKSCNNISTFQIANSKLMHVNSLGNLRDYENNRSGSGYLKNVYEEKEEDVNIYLKNNLNVLKTPSTELILNRIKSNDDRDYKKGDNCPKDYDVDDDDDDDDSKDGLFTNLNKIYLNDVDINKTPTKSFSRSYFEYLKFETAGKMNMSELETPANLKDEKEEDTTNTPFITYYLAGKTVNSQVSEEGKNEGDGLRGNPYDIEKMCTTNKETENVSSSYLLNHSNTYDRKSLKHYDLQKKVDIIRGGGEPFKDNEKIISNEKFLACAGDNNDNDNDTRNNNHVACNRDLCDGDIFNKTFSCSKKYNFIKTKEEYEAMLKDKETTNGLHVHASSRKILSNNYNKNSNKSSNNVSGSGNDVSFTDKYFSFNPYNIMNTKSFKADFFKESKGSNKGSIEFAPKCKSELLCYGVQDKMDSEEVWKGIQPLNSGKVNHHSKFNEENNVKIDGIYSFSFNTKKPNDEVSHDSIYRDTTLVSETLRKRANIDDLSKALTTTRSYSDRNMKDSRVKIYRNSGTDANTMGDSNPFNDLKGGGNYTDAPGKENDEKNGVENGEENGEEKYDQWYSDKIRNVEQCISESKKYIFKKENITNDGSALDKGEQPQPVGVEDVFLAVSAGNCENIHNMYHRSNGRIDKNGMNAIGSFDANVVNVGFDRNYDGYNHLKESGERKFYSNNYEKVLSKSRYCDDLGNVINNPQEKKNMTIDISRINKGIHYVNMHVKDDKDIIQQVDVHGGDNKIYKKGSNDSVENEYAIYNNGMNDNYCLNMHDELNLKGKRIFSVNEVGSMNSNINCNYHSINNYNNNNNNNNNNNSATIDHSIQNVMNEHKDGKIPPYNIASYNNAGYNTASVDKKEGLSNICNMCNINKEVDDAKIINFCNVCVGGKEAYSCINKNLTNELCETADFGCKENSDTYEFRNDDNTIRIISGNSSGSRNSSINNNYNNNNHNRNNHNNNNHNNNNHNNNNHNNNNHNNHNNHNNNNHNNNNHNNYHLQNGEMVNGNNLRQCWFDYMNRNINNISADDIKSMLFHNNTQSVKKENGALPIHVFSKDGNDEALNEFIIQQIKGSVSDVIEKMLNSKQKNVLQKINDIGVERNRNANESFSILHGDTSGRGEERYNLTSCTNCPSDENDHFEGEREQEQRKGMQQRIRKRVQKENEQSKDEETICTSTNKLKCGNSDGNNEDNNGLNNRSDGKSKGISSPTDEEKVETECSYNQWGKVDYANAPIEGGEIVKKEENIDISNDNMVKFNDEDYQEINKLNNHLKMSKVSKRIEIKKDELENKYINWKNILYNCIDIIYYLTNENNKKNNKMNSLLSEINNINEYEKKIEYLNKENEKLRVEIVQKNETIKMKDIKERTNLNNKITEQLKKITSYEKDINIYKNKINKLNNKIIFKDNEVEKVTKQYHAILDEIEKCKKDANNVVKKMLNKKSTNLMDKQCLDISKYYEIQISTLNKEVKSLRDLVKSEAKEKIILTKRVKLLELRCGTKKGEKAGHNSGRSGRSESRGSERSGSSKSNRSDTSSNNIRRRTKCSGCNISDKEDEVQSRKKGTVKKKPPGDEDCAKLSSEERSLKKNKSERGISSSYAEKKGDEKNYDLIEEGKYKRMYQNLVEELNEMKKDFENQNMLHAKKIEQLEQHQEIQNIKNQLNASEKIVEVYQNIFRENVNYIKNDNLHKIVYNNETIDEFSSHGAKKNSYINVSTCAKDSCNLTNTENVNSSTNVNTNINGNMNTNRNNYDYLSECNNLFIQNTGIKINGKSYYHNLTNSSGSELTKKVSHLYNDTSKLLNLPYDISSSLVNAVNNNGKVIENNNYLNDFVKMYIENTPMDELLCDFKNDINELKKQNKTKQNNYEKIFDNNSMKVLFNNLMNYEKVQLINIFVDICSDLKTDNIFVIVQFVKFLSFIVYRQFPLFTSFYYDVASIVSTNSAKFDECINIIKKWKSCYINGQKYHIFRRNVLLIFQSDLKNVKKSEIDNKCMDIMKTLYRKNLEMSKYSNDSFEKAEYILNKHSKEIISKIIKTYMNLYNIEKISNIISHMNSMNSKLKTQSYFIRSISSCLNLNKTDNFQEIENRIKELAATKGVNEKIKNRINVEEIDEYLAAYTIMGTLKKYLNITLTKDLLPSISKIIQKNKSSL; this is translated from the exons ATGAGTGATGATGACTTTTTTCAAGATAAAGGTAGTTGCTCATtgcaatatattaaatgtaaaacaaGTACAAAAATagatgatatattaaaaaggcgaagagataaaaaaattaaagaggaggaggaggaggaggaACAGGGCAATTACTCAAGAGGAGGTACCTTATTGAAATTtcagaaaaatgaaaatactggtgtaatatttaatatcgGTAAGGGGAACAACAACGATGGTAAGAGTATAAATGAGGATAGAAGGAGTGGCAGTAGGAGTGGCAGTAGGAGTAGCAGTAATAACGGTGCTAGTAACGGAAGCAAAATAGGTAGTCGTAATGGAAGTAGTAACGGAAGCATTAGCGAACATAGAGAGAGCTCAGAAAAGCACTGTACAAATAAAGATGGTAAGAAGTTGTTATCATTTAACAACTCGAATAAGTACGAAATGAAAGAATATTCTTCTAAGGGCAATAGTTTCAAAAGAACATATAACAAATACTATTCagataaaagtatatatgaacataaaaatgtGAACAATTATTCGAAACAATGttattctaatatatataataaggatGAAGGCAAAACTATAGGGAATTATTCCCAAGATGGTAAACATTATAATACCATGGACGATATAAGAACAAGTGCTGTAGATAATGATACATTACATGATAAAATGttgaaaaaagaagtaaaaagctgtaataatatatcgaCATTTCAAATTGCAAATAGTAAATTAATGCATGTAAATTCGTTAGGAAATCTACGggattatgaaaataatagaagCGGTAGTGGTTATCTTAAAAACGTGTATGAAGAGAAAGAAGAagatgtaaatatttatttaaaaaacaatcTAAACGTTCTTAAAACCCCTAGCACTGAACTAATTctaaatagaataaaaagtaatgaCGATAGGGACTATAAAAAGGGAGATAACTGCCCAAAAGACTACGATgttgatgatgatgatgatgatgatgatagcAAGGATGGGCTTTTTACGAATTTAAACAAGATATACTTAAATGATgtagatataaataaaacaccCACGAAGAGTTTTTCAAGAAgctattttgaatatttaaaattcgAAACAGCGggaaaaatgaatatgaGCGAGTTAGAAACACCTGCAAATCTAAAAGacgaaaaagaagaagataCTACAAACACTCCGTTTATAACATACTACTTGGCTGGGAAAACTGTGAATAGTCAGGTAAGTGAGGAGGGGAAAAATGAAGGAGATGGATTACGAGGTAACCCTTATGATATCGAAAAGATGTGTACTACCAACAAAGAAACTGAAAATGTGTCTAGTAGTTATCTTTTGAATCATTCTAATACGTATGATAGAAAAAGTTTAAAGCATTACgatttgcaaaaaaaagtagaCATCATAAGAGGAGGGGGAGAACCTTTCAAGGACAATGAAAAGATCATTTCCAATGAAAAATTCCTAGCATGTGCTGGAGATAACAACGACAACGACAACGATACACGAAATAACAATCATGTTGCTTGTAACAGGGATTTATGTGATGgtgatatttttaataaaacgtTTAGTTgttcaaaaaaatacaattttataaaaacgaAAGAGGAATATGAGGCTATGCTTAAAGATAAGGAGACCACAAACGGGCTGCACGTGCATGCAAGCAGTAGGAAAATCCTGTcgaataattataacaagaATAGCAATAAAAGCAGCAATAATGTTAGCGGTAGTGGTAATGATGTCAGTTTTACTGATAAATACTTCTCCTTTAACCcgtataatataatgaatacaAAATCTTTTAAAGCCGATTTTTTTAAGGAGTCAAAGGGTAGTAACAAGGGAAGTATTGAATTTGCTCCTAAATGTAAGAGCGAATTGCTATGTTATGGGGTTCAGGATAAAATGGATTCTGAAGAGGTATGGAAAGGCATTCAACCTTTAAATTCGGGGAAGGTGAACCATCACAGTAAGTTTAATGAAGAGAATAACGTTAAGATAGATGGTATCTATTCATTCTcatttaatacaaaaaaaccTAATGATGAAGTGAGTCACGATAGTATTTATAGAGATACAACATTAGTCAGTGAAACCTTGAGGAAACGAGCGAATATCGATGATCTGAGTAAAGCTCTTACTACGACTAGAAGTTACAGTGATAGAAATATGAAGGACTCTCGTGTTAAGATATACAGAAATTCAGGCACAGATGCTAACACTATGGGTGACTCTAACCCCTTTAATGATTTAAAGGGGGGTGGAAATTATACAGATGCTCCTGGCaaagaaaatgatgaaaaaaatggtGTAGAAAATGGAGAAGAAAAtggagaagaaaaatatgatcaGTGGTACAGTGACAAAATAAGGAACGTAGAACAGTGCATTAgtgaaagtaaaaaatatatatttaaaaaagaaaacatcaCGAATGATGGAAGTGCATTAGATAAGGGGGAACAACCTCAACCAGTAGGTGTGGAGGATGTATTCCTTGCAGTAAGCGCAGGGAATTGTGAGAATATCCACAATATGTACCATAGGAGCAACGGAAGGATCGACAAGAACGGCATGAATGCCATTGGCAGCTTCGATGCGAACGTTGTCAATGTTGGATTTGACCGAAACTATGACGGGTATAATCACCTAAAGGAGAGTGGAGAAAGGAAATTCTATTcgaataattatgaaaaggtTCTAAGTAAGAGTCGATATTGTGACGATCTAGGAAACGTGATAAATAATCCacaagagaaaaaaaatatgaccATAGATATTAGTAGAATTAATAAAGGAATTCATTACGTGAATATGCATGTAAAGGATGACAAGGACATTATTCAACAAGTGGATGTACATGGAGgagataataaaatatataaaaaaggatcGAACGATTCTGTAGAGAATGAATATGCCATATATAATAACGGAATGAATGATAACTATTGCTTAAATATGCATGATGAGTTAAacttaaaaggaaaaaggataTTTTCAGTAAATGAGGTAGGCAGTATGAACAGTAACATAAACTGTAATTATCatagtattaataattataataataataataataataataataataataatagtgcTACTATCGATCATTCAATTCAAAATGTGATGAACGAACACAAGGATGGTAAAATACCCCCTTATAATATTGCTAGCTATAATAATGCTGGTTATAATACTGCTAGTGTAGACAAGAAAGAGGGTTTgagtaatatatgtaatatgtgtaatataaataaagaagtagATGATGCAAAAATAATCAATTTTTGCAATGTTTGTGTAGGAGGAAAAGAAGCTTACTCatgtataaacaaaaatCTTACAAACGAGTTATGCGAAACAGCAGATTTTGGATGCAAGGAAAACAGTGACACATATGAATTCAGAAATGATGATAACACCATTAGAATAATAAGTGGTAATAGTAGTGGTAGTCGAAACAGCAGTATCAAcaacaattataataataataatcataatcgtaataatcataataataataatcataataataataatcataataataataatcataataataataatcataataatcataataatcataataataataatcataataataataatcataataattacCATTTGCAGAACGGTGAGATGGTCAATGGAAATAATTTAAGGCAGTGCTGGTTTGATTACAtgaatagaaatattaataacataaGTGCGGatgatataaaaagtatGCTCTTTCATAATAATACTCAAAGCGTGAAGAAAGAAAATGGCGCATTACCAATTCACGTTTTTTCGAAAGACGGAAATGATGAAGctttaaatgaatttatCATTCAACAGATAAAGGGTAGCGTAAGTGATGTTATTGAAAAGATGCTCAACAGTAAACAGAAAAATGTGTTACAGAAAATAAATGACATAGGTGTAGAGAGGAACAGAAATGCAAACGAATCTTTCTCAATACTTCATGGTGATACCAGCGGAAGAGGAGAAGAAAGGTATAACCTTACCAGTTGCACTAATTGTCCAAGTGATGAAAACGACCATTTTGAAGGGGAGCGTGAGCAGGAGCAGCGGAAGGGGATGCAGCAGAGGATACGGAAGAGGGTACAGAAGGAGAACGAACAAAGCAAGGATGAAGAGACAATATGTACAAGTACTAATAAACTAAAATGTGGAAACAGTGACGGTAACAATGAAGATAATAATGGACTTAATAACAGAAGTGATGGTAAGAGCAAAGGGATTTCTTCCCCGACAGACGAAGAAAAAGTAGAAACAGAATGCTCATATAATCAGTGGGGAAAAGTAGATTACGCAAATGCGCCTATAGAGGGAGGAGAAATAGTGAAGAAGGAGGAAAATATAGACATATCAAATGACAACATGGTAAAGTTTAATGATGAGGACTATCAAGAAATTAATAAACTAAATAACCACCTAAAAATGAGCAAGGTGAGTAAAAGAATTGAAATTAAGAAGGACGAATTagagaataaatatattaattggaagaatatattatacaactgcattgatataatatactatttaacaaatgagaataataaaaagaataataaaatgaatagcTTATTAAgcgaaataaataatattaatgaatatgaaaagaaaatcgaatatttaaacaaagaaaatgaaaaactaaGAGTCGAaatagtacaaaaaaatgaaacaataaaaatgaaggatATTAAAGAGAGAACAAATCTGAACAACAAAATAACAGaacagttaaaaaaaattacaagttatgaaaaagatataaatatatataaaaataaaataaacaaattaaataacaagataatatttaaagataACGAAGTTGAAAAGGTAACAAAACAGTACCATGCTATTTTGgatgaaatagaaaaatgcaaaaaagatGCGAACAATGTTGTGAagaaaatgttaaataaGAAGAGCACCAATTTAATGGATAAGCAATGTTTGGACATTTccaaatattatgaaattcAAATTAGTACTCTTAACAAAGAGGTTAAAAGTTTGAGGGACCTTGTCAAAAGTGAGGCAAAggagaaaattatattgacTAAAAGAGTTAAGTTATTGGAGCTGAGGTGTGGAACTAAGAAGGGGGAAAAGGCGGGGCATAACTCCGGCAGAAGTGGAAGAAGTGAAAGTAGAGGAAGTGAAAGAAGCGGAAGCAGTAAAAGCAACAGAAGTGATACAAGTAGCAACAACATAAGAAGACGCACTAAGTGTAGCGGATGTAATATTAGTGACAAGGAGGATGAAGTGCAAAGtaggaaaaaaggaacagTGAAGAAGAAGCCTCCAGGGGATGAAGATTGCGCCAAGTTATCAAGCGAAGAAAGAAgtttaaaaaagaacaaaagcGAGAGAGGGATAAGCAGCAGTTACGCAGAAAAAAAGggagatgaaaaaaattatgatctGATAGAGGAAGGTAAGTACAAAAGGATGTATCAGAATTTAGTGGAAGAATtgaatgaaatgaaaaaagattTTGAGAATCAGAATATGTTACATGcgaaaaaaattgaacagTTGGAACAACATCAAGagatacaaaatattaagaatCAATTAAATGCATCTGAAAAGATTGTTGAAGTGtatcaaaatatattcagAGAAAATgtgaattatataaagaatgataatttgcataaaatagtttataataatgaaacaaTTGATGAGTTCTCGTCCCATGGCGCAAAAAAGAATAGCTATATCAACGTAAGCACCTGTGCAAAAGATAGCTGTAATTTAACAAATACTGAAAATGTGAACAGTAGCACAAATGtgaatacaaatataaacgGAAATATGAACACAAACAGGAATAACTACGATTATTTGAGTGAATGTAATAACCTGTTTATTCAAAATACGggtattaaaataaatggcAAGTCATATTACCACAATTTAACAAATTCCAGTGGGTCAGAATTAACAAAGAAGGTGTCTCATCTGTATAATGATACTAGCAAACTTCTTAATCTCCCCTATGATATAAGTAGTAGCCTAGTGAACGCTGTTAACAATAATGGTAAAgtaatagaaaataataattacctAAAtgattttgtaaaaatgtacatagaGAATACCCCAATGGATGAATTGCTTTGcgattttaaaaatgatataaacgaattaaaaaaacaaaataaaacaaaacaaaacaattatgaaaaaatttttgacaATAATAGTATGAAGGTGCTGTTCAACAATTTAATGAATTATGAAAAAGTTCAactaattaatatatttgtagaTATTTGTAGTGATTTAAAAACTGACAACATATTTGTTATAGTTCAGTTTGTGAaatttttatcctttattGTGTATAGACAGTTCCCCTTATTcacttcattttattatgatGTTGCCTCAATCGTTTCAACAAATTCTGCAAAATTTGatgaatgtataaatattataaaaaagtggaaaagttgttatataaatggtcaaaaatatcatatttttagaagaaatgttttattaattttccaatccgatttaaaaaatgttaaaaaaagtgAGATAGACAATAAATGCATGGATATTATGAAAACCCTTTATCGAAAGAACTTGGAAATGTCCAAGTACTCCAAT GATTCGTTTGAAAAGGCGGAATATATACTAAACAAACAttcaaaagaaattattagtaaaattataaaaacgtACATGAACCTTTACAACATAGAAAAGATCAGCAACATCATTTCGCACATGAATTCCATGAACTCAAAG CTAAAAACACAgtcttattttattagatCCATATCGTCTTGTTTAAATTTGAATAAAACGGATAATTTTCAGGag ATTGAAAATAGAATAAAGGAATTAGCGGCGACAAAGGGAGttaacgaaaaaataaagaacag AATAAACGTAGAAGAAATCGACGAATATTTGGCCGCTTACACAATCATGGGTACCCTAAAGAAATACTTGAACATTACGCTTACTAAGGATCTTTTGCCGTCTATATCAAAAATCAttcagaaaaataaatcatccTTATGA
- a CDS encoding triosephosphate isomerase, which translates to MTRKYFVSANWKCNGTLESIKSLTESFNKVDFDPSKLDVVIYPVFVHYDYTRKLLKDKFCMGIQNISRYGSGAYTGEVSAEIAKNLKVDYVLIGHFERRKYFKETDEDVREKLQQCIKLNLKAIVCFGESLEQRELGKTIEVITKQVKAFVDLIENFDDVILAYEPIWAIGTGKTATAEQAQTVHKEIRQVVKDICGEKQSKQIRIIYGGSVNTENCASLIKQEDIDGFLVGNASLKDSFVDIIKSAM; encoded by the exons ATgacaagaaaatattttgtttctgCTAACTGGAAGTGCAATGGAACCCTTGAGAGCATAAAGTCCTTAACAGAGAGTTTTAATAAAGTGGACTTTGATCCAAGCAAATTAG ATGTTGTTATATATCCTGTGTTCGTTCACTACGACTATACGAGAAAACTGTTGAAAGATAAGTTCTGCATGGGTATACAAAACATTTCAAGATATGGTAGTGGTGCATATACGGGCGAAGTTAGCGCAGAAATTGCTAAAAATTTGAAGGTTGATTATGTTTTAATTGGACATTTTGAAAGaaggaaatattttaaagaaactGATGAAGATGTGAGGGAAAAATTACAACAATGCATAAAGCTTAACTTGAAAGCAATTGTATGTTTTGGAGAATCATTAGAACAAAGAGAATTAGGTAAAACTATCGAAGTGATAACAAAACAAGTAAAAGCTTTTGTTGATTTAATTGAAAACTTTGATGATGTCATTTTAGCTTATGAACCTATATGGGCAATAGGAACAGGAAAAACAGCAACAGCTGAACAAGCTCAGACTGTTCATAAAGAAATTAGACAAGTTGTAAAAGATATTTGTGGAGAAAAACAATCTAAACAAATTAGAATTATCTATGGAGGTAGTGTTAACACAGAAAATTGTGCATCCTTAATTAAACAAGAAGATATTGATGGCTTCTTGGTTGGCAATGCTTCTTTAAAGGATTCCTTTGttgatattattaaaagtGCCATGTGA
- a CDS encoding leucine carboxyl methyltransferase, with the protein MSTLKLSNTKVQSTTYEAASSKFSAVQLGYYDDPFLKYFVKKIEKRSPLINRGYYSRVAALRKYIELFFKSFDNAQPVQVVNIGAGLDTTFFWACEQGKNVKYYEIDFFELLHEKTSIIKNVELLKKFLKYDEKCKENEEGDVINCENYKMLSFDLNNSICLENILTSHGFDFRLPTLFICECVLIYLEVENSDHLIKKLSEIMQNTSCIIVYEQINPSTAFGKVMIDNFSQRGIKLKSIYKYNNLDLQLKRFKTLGWLNVYINDMNEIYDYHISTEERKMVEKLEMFDEFEEWKLLQNHYFILVAFNCHNNLNLNELNDFLKVKKKRKEEAYIK; encoded by the exons atgagTACACTAAAATTATCGAATACTAAAGTTCAGAGCACAACATACGAGGCGGCTAGTAGTAAATT TTCTGCTGTTCAGTTAGGGTACTACGATGACCCGTTCttgaaatattttgtaaaaaaaatagagaagaGAAGTCCTCTAATAAATAGAg GTTATTATTCCCGTGTTGCAGCTTtgagaaaatatattgagCTTTTTTTTAAGTCATTTGACAAT GCGCAACCTGTTCAAGTAGTGAACATCGGCGCAGGTTTAGACACTACCTTTTTTTGGGCTTGC GAACAAGGCAAAAACGTGAAATACTACGAAATTGATTTCTTTGAATTATTACATGAAAAAACGAGCATAATAAAGAATGTCgaactattaaaaaaatttttaaaatatgatgaGAAATGTAAAGAAAACGAAGAAGGAGATGTTATCAATTGTGAGAATTATAAAATGCTTTCTTTCGATTTAAATAATTCCATATGtttggaaaatattttaacaagtCATGGGTTTGATTTTAGATTACCCACCCTTTTTATATGTGAATGTGTTCTCATATATTTAGAAGTCGAAAACAGTGATCATTtgataaaaaagttaagtgAAATTATGCAAAATACTTCCTGCATAATTGTGTACGAACAG ATTAACCCAAGTACGGCATTTGGAAAGGTAATGATAGACAATTTTAGCCAAAGAggcataaaattaaaaagtatttataaGTACAACAATTTAGATTTACAACTGAAAAGGTTTAAAACACTAGGTTGGcttaatgtgtatataaatgacatgaatgaaatatatgattACCACATAAGTACAGAGGAAAGAAAGATGGTTGAGAAACTAGAAATGTTTGACGAGTTTGAAGAATGGAAGCTGTTACAAAATCATTATTTCATACTTGTTGCATTCAACTGTCACAATAATTTAAACTTAAATGAgttaaatgattttttaaaagtaaaaaaaaaaaggaaagaggAGGCCTACATTAAATAG